Proteins from one Thioflavicoccus mobilis 8321 genomic window:
- a CDS encoding hydrogenase small subunit, translating into MPSPETFYEVVRRQGISRRSFLKFCSLTASALGLGPAFAGQIAEAMETKPRIPVLWLHGLECTCCSESFIRSSHPLVSDVVLSMISLDYDDLIMAAAGHQAEAILDEIRQEHKGRYLLAVEGNPPLGQDGMSCIVAGRPFVEQLKEMAADCQAVVAWGSCASWGCVQAARPNPTTATPVDQVIRDKPVIKVPGCPPIAEVMTGVLTYMLTFDRIPPLDRQGRPLMFYGQRIHDKCYRRPHFDAGQYVESWDDEGARRGYCLYKMGCKGPTTYNACSTVRWNNGVSFPIQSGHGCIGCSEKDFWDKEGFYQHVTDTHVFGVEANADRTGLAVAGGVGVAIAGHATASAVKRAKQNNDSQNKKGDDQQ; encoded by the coding sequence ATGCCAAGCCCCGAAACCTTCTACGAGGTCGTGCGCCGCCAAGGGATCTCCCGGCGCAGCTTCCTCAAGTTCTGCAGCCTCACGGCGAGCGCGCTCGGGCTCGGCCCGGCCTTCGCCGGACAGATCGCCGAGGCGATGGAGACCAAACCCCGCATCCCGGTACTCTGGCTCCATGGCCTGGAGTGCACCTGCTGCTCCGAGTCCTTCATCCGCTCGTCCCACCCGCTGGTCTCCGACGTGGTGCTGTCGATGATCTCGCTGGACTACGACGACCTGATCATGGCCGCCGCCGGCCACCAGGCCGAGGCGATCCTCGACGAGATCCGCCAGGAGCACAAGGGCCGCTACCTGCTGGCCGTCGAGGGCAACCCGCCGCTCGGCCAGGACGGGATGAGCTGCATCGTCGCCGGACGGCCCTTCGTCGAGCAACTCAAGGAGATGGCCGCCGACTGTCAGGCGGTCGTCGCTTGGGGCTCGTGCGCCTCCTGGGGCTGCGTCCAGGCGGCCCGCCCCAACCCGACCACGGCGACGCCGGTCGACCAGGTCATCCGCGACAAGCCGGTCATCAAGGTCCCCGGCTGCCCGCCGATCGCCGAGGTCATGACCGGCGTGCTGACCTATATGCTGACCTTCGATCGCATCCCGCCGCTCGACCGCCAGGGCCGGCCGCTGATGTTCTATGGCCAGCGTATCCACGACAAGTGTTACCGCCGCCCCCACTTCGACGCCGGCCAATACGTGGAGTCCTGGGACGACGAGGGCGCCCGGCGCGGCTACTGCCTCTACAAGATGGGCTGCAAGGGTCCGACGACCTACAACGCCTGCTCGACGGTGCGCTGGAACAACGGCGTCTCCTTCCCGATCCAGTCCGGTCACGGCTGCATCGGCTGCTCCGAGAAGGACTTCTGGGACAAGGAGGGCTTCTACCAGCATGTGACCGACACCCATGTCTTCGGCGTCGAGGCGAATGCCGACCGCACCGGCCTGGCCGTGGCCGGCGGCGTCGGCGTCGCGATCGCCGGCCACGCCACCGCGAGCGCCGTCAAGCGCGCCAAACAGAATAACGACAGTCAGAACAAGAAGGGGGATGACCAGCAATGA
- a CDS encoding nickel-dependent hydrogenase large subunit, with product MSVATPNGFELDNTGRRVVVDPVTRIEGHLRCEVNLDEGNVIRNAVSSGTMWRGLEVILRGRDPRDAWAFTQRICGVCTGTHALTSVRAVEDALGIAIPENANSIRNIMQLTLQAQDHLVHFYHLHALDWVDVVSALNADPKATSTLAQSISDWAKSSPGYFRDIQERLKRFVAMGQLGPFMNGYWGNPAYKLPAEANLMAVAHYLEALDFQKEIVKIHTIYGGKNPHPNWLVGGMPCAINVEDTGAVGAVNMERLNLISGIIDRTIEFIDKVYLPDLLAIASFYKDWTYGGGLSSQAVLSYGDIPEHANDDSAENQLLPRGAIINGNLAEIHDVDLRDPEQVQEFVTHSWFRYADETRGLHPWDGVTEPNFALGPNTVGEPTRIEAIDEQAKYSWVKAPRWRGHAMEVGPLARWVIGYAKGLPEFKEPVDKVLTDLGLPLGALFSTLGRTAARGLEASWAAHKMRYFQDKLVANIKAGDTATANTERWEPKTWPKEVRGVGTTEAPRGALGHWVVIRDGKIDNYQAVVPTTWNASPRDAAGNIGAYEAALLGTPLAKADEPLEILRTLHSFDPCLACAAHILSPDGEELTEITVR from the coding sequence ATGAGTGTCGCCACGCCGAACGGCTTCGAGCTCGACAATACGGGGCGGCGCGTCGTCGTCGACCCCGTGACCCGAATCGAGGGACACCTGCGGTGCGAGGTCAACCTGGATGAGGGCAACGTGATCCGCAACGCCGTCAGCAGCGGCACCATGTGGCGCGGCCTCGAGGTGATCCTGCGCGGCCGCGACCCGCGCGATGCCTGGGCCTTCACGCAGCGTATCTGCGGGGTCTGCACCGGCACCCACGCCCTGACCTCGGTGCGCGCGGTGGAAGACGCCCTCGGGATCGCGATCCCGGAGAACGCCAACTCGATCCGCAACATCATGCAGCTCACGCTCCAGGCCCAGGATCACCTGGTCCACTTCTACCACCTGCATGCGTTGGATTGGGTCGATGTCGTCTCGGCGCTCAACGCCGACCCCAAGGCGACCAGCACGCTCGCCCAGTCGATCAGCGACTGGGCGAAGTCCTCCCCCGGCTACTTTCGCGACATCCAGGAGCGCCTCAAACGCTTCGTCGCGATGGGCCAGCTCGGCCCCTTCATGAACGGCTACTGGGGCAATCCGGCCTACAAGCTGCCGGCCGAGGCGAACCTGATGGCGGTCGCCCACTACCTGGAGGCGCTCGACTTCCAGAAGGAGATCGTCAAGATCCACACCATCTACGGCGGCAAGAACCCGCACCCGAACTGGCTGGTCGGCGGAATGCCATGCGCGATCAACGTCGAGGACACAGGCGCCGTCGGGGCCGTCAACATGGAGCGGCTGAACCTGATCAGCGGCATTATCGACCGCACGATCGAGTTCATCGACAAGGTCTATTTGCCGGACCTGCTGGCGATTGCCTCCTTCTACAAGGACTGGACCTACGGCGGGGGCCTGAGCAGCCAGGCGGTGCTCTCCTACGGCGATATCCCGGAGCATGCCAACGACGACTCGGCCGAGAACCAGTTGCTGCCGCGCGGGGCCATCATCAATGGCAACCTCGCCGAGATCCATGACGTCGACCTGCGCGATCCAGAACAGGTCCAGGAGTTCGTCACCCACTCCTGGTTCCGCTATGCCGACGAGACACGCGGCCTGCACCCGTGGGACGGCGTCACCGAACCCAATTTCGCGCTCGGGCCGAACACGGTGGGCGAACCGACCCGCATCGAGGCCATCGACGAGCAGGCCAAGTACTCCTGGGTCAAGGCACCGCGCTGGCGCGGCCATGCGATGGAGGTCGGGCCGCTGGCGCGCTGGGTCATCGGCTACGCCAAGGGCCTGCCGGAGTTCAAGGAGCCGGTCGACAAGGTGCTGACCGACCTCGGGCTGCCGCTCGGGGCCCTCTTCTCGACACTCGGTCGCACCGCCGCACGCGGCCTGGAGGCCTCCTGGGCCGCGCACAAGATGCGCTACTTCCAGGACAAGCTGGTGGCCAACATCAAGGCCGGCGACACGGCCACGGCCAACACCGAGCGCTGGGAACCGAAGACCTGGCCGAAAGAGGTGCGCGGCGTCGGCACCACCGAGGCACCGCGCGGCGCGCTCGGTCACTGGGTGGTGATCCGCGACGGCAAGATCGACAACTACCAGGCCGTGGTGCCGACCACCTGGAACGCCTCGCCGCGCGATGCCGCCGGCAACATCGGCGCCTACGAGGCGGCCCTGCTCGGCACGCCGCTGGCCAAGGCCGACGAGCCGCTGGAGATCCTGCGCACGCTGCACAGCTTCGATCCCTGCCTCGCCTGCGCCGCGCACATCCTGAGCCCGGATGGCGAGGAGCTGACCGAGATCACCGTGCGCTGA
- the cybH gene encoding Ni/Fe-hydrogenase, b-type cytochrome subunit, translating into MPTGLPQVQQTAIYVYQAPLRVWHWVNALAITVLAVSGYLIANPLPSVPGEASDNFVMGYIRFTHFAAAYVFVGGFVFRLYWAAVGNRYARQLFALPFWRASFWRELAHELRWYAFLEREPKKYVGHNPLAHLFMVVIITVGGLVMIATGFALYSEQTGIGSWQDRLFGWVIPLVGQSQDVRMWHHWGMWIIVVFVMLHVYAAIREDIMSRQSLISTMLSGWRMFKDDRP; encoded by the coding sequence ATGCCTACCGGTCTTCCCCAAGTCCAGCAGACGGCCATCTACGTCTACCAGGCCCCGCTGCGGGTCTGGCACTGGGTCAATGCCCTCGCGATCACGGTCCTGGCCGTCAGCGGCTATCTGATCGCTAACCCGCTGCCGAGCGTTCCGGGCGAGGCGAGCGACAACTTCGTCATGGGCTACATCCGTTTCACCCATTTCGCCGCCGCCTATGTCTTCGTCGGGGGATTCGTCTTTCGCCTCTACTGGGCGGCGGTCGGCAACCGCTATGCCCGGCAGCTCTTCGCCCTACCCTTCTGGCGGGCGAGCTTCTGGCGGGAACTGGCGCACGAACTGCGCTGGTACGCCTTTCTCGAGCGCGAGCCGAAGAAGTACGTCGGCCACAATCCGTTGGCCCACCTCTTCATGGTCGTCATCATCACGGTCGGCGGCCTGGTGATGATCGCCACCGGCTTCGCCCTCTACTCGGAGCAGACCGGAATCGGCAGCTGGCAGGACCGACTGTTCGGCTGGGTGATCCCGCTCGTCGGCCAGAGCCAGGATGTCCGCATGTGGCACCACTGGGGGATGTGGATCATCGTCGTCTTCGTGATGCTGCACGTCTACGCCGCGATCCGCGAGGACATCATGTCCCGCCAAAGCCTGATCAGCACCATGCTGAGCGGTTGGCGAATGTTCAAGGACGACCGCCCATGA
- a CDS encoding HyaD/HybD family hydrogenase maturation endopeptidase translates to MTATDTQRVLVLGIGNVLWADEGFGVRALETLAQRWRLPPNVQLLDGGTQGLYLVDRVREADVLVVFDAVDYGLPPGTLKRVEGEEVPRFLGAKKMSLHQTGFQEVLALAALLGDYPQHLLLIGVQPVELEDFGGSLRPAVKAQIEPAIAMALAYLADFGIAAEPIEEPETGTMSERRPEGPAKPSDLPHPSLGLPIYEAGRPDPQTACRTGDARVLARARSPAGAATPKTTNRLDS, encoded by the coding sequence ATGACGGCCACGGATACCCAGCGGGTCCTGGTGCTCGGCATCGGCAACGTCCTCTGGGCCGACGAGGGCTTCGGCGTGCGCGCCCTCGAGACCCTCGCCCAGCGTTGGCGGCTACCGCCCAACGTCCAGCTGCTCGATGGCGGCACCCAAGGGCTCTACCTCGTCGATCGGGTGCGCGAGGCCGACGTGCTGGTCGTCTTCGACGCCGTCGACTACGGATTGCCGCCCGGGACCCTGAAGCGCGTCGAGGGTGAAGAAGTGCCGCGCTTCCTCGGGGCGAAGAAGATGAGCCTGCACCAGACCGGCTTCCAGGAGGTGCTGGCCCTGGCCGCCCTGCTCGGCGACTACCCACAACACCTGCTCCTGATCGGCGTCCAACCGGTCGAGCTCGAGGACTTCGGCGGCAGCCTGCGCCCGGCCGTGAAGGCCCAGATCGAGCCGGCGATCGCGATGGCCCTGGCCTATCTCGCCGACTTCGGCATCGCCGCCGAACCGATCGAGGAGCCCGAAACTGGGACGATGAGCGAGCGCCGACCTGAGGGACCGGCGAAGCCCTCCGACCTCCCCCATCCCTCGCTCGGCCTGCCGATCTACGAGGCCGGCCGACCAGACCCGCAGACGGCCTGCCGCACCGGCGATGCCCGCGTGCTCGCCCGGGCACGCAGTCCGGCGGGCGCCGCAACGCCGAAAACCACAAACCGCTTGGATTCGTAG
- a CDS encoding DUF6129 family protein → MISPERIAEVAAVVVAAGLSEETLARLRTDFADLHFTYCSDDDVGEREPAYAIPGCNIYLIDGSGHCLAFTNDPEVATGLVLAAVDDEI, encoded by the coding sequence ATGATCAGCCCCGAGCGCATCGCCGAGGTCGCGGCCGTGGTCGTCGCGGCCGGTCTGAGCGAAGAGACCCTAGCGCGCCTGCGCACCGACTTCGCCGACCTGCATTTCACCTATTGCAGCGACGATGACGTCGGCGAGCGCGAACCCGCCTACGCCATCCCCGGCTGCAACATCTACCTGATCGATGGCAGTGGTCACTGCCTCGCCTTCACCAACGATCCCGAGGTCGCGACCGGCCTCGTTCTCGCCGCCGTCGACGACGAGATCTAG
- a CDS encoding dinitrogenase iron-molybdenum cofactor biosynthesis protein yields MTRAPISDDIALRVALAARALPETPPARLLKVLADAVGLPLSEQRLNGLTVRQLKTAADGELGEVDVPLLKGALAFLKGEAVGDSTPPPSVEDEVAERLGDSIRVACASNTGEALDGHFGSCRRFLVYQVWAEGNRLVDVREVDEAMAADDKNNYRAGLIGDCQVLYVASIGGPAAAKVVRADIHPIRFPEGGSARERVAALQGILADKPPPWLAKVMGRDPEERIRFAVESDEA; encoded by the coding sequence ATGACCAGAGCACCCATCTCCGACGATATCGCCCTGCGGGTCGCGCTCGCTGCGCGGGCCCTGCCCGAGACGCCGCCGGCGCGCCTGCTCAAGGTGTTGGCGGACGCGGTCGGCCTGCCCCTGAGCGAGCAGCGACTCAACGGGTTGACGGTCCGCCAGCTCAAGACGGCCGCCGACGGCGAACTCGGTGAGGTGGATGTCCCACTGCTCAAGGGCGCCCTGGCCTTCCTGAAGGGCGAGGCGGTCGGCGACAGCACACCGCCGCCGTCGGTCGAGGACGAGGTTGCCGAGCGGCTCGGCGATTCGATCCGCGTCGCCTGCGCCTCGAACACCGGCGAGGCCCTCGATGGGCACTTCGGCTCTTGCCGGCGTTTCCTCGTCTATCAGGTCTGGGCCGAGGGCAACCGGCTCGTCGATGTGCGCGAGGTCGACGAGGCCATGGCTGCCGACGACAAGAACAACTACCGCGCCGGGCTGATCGGCGACTGCCAGGTCCTCTATGTCGCCTCGATCGGTGGCCCGGCCGCAGCCAAGGTCGTGCGCGCCGACATCCATCCGATCCGCTTCCCCGAGGGAGGCAGTGCCCGCGAGCGCGTCGCTGCCCTCCAGGGCATCCTGGCCGATAAGCCGCCGCCGTGGCTCGCCAAGGTCATGGGGCGCGATCCCGAAGAACGCATCCGCTTCGCCGTCGAGTCGGACGAGGCATGA